The Dama dama isolate Ldn47 chromosome 23, ASM3311817v1, whole genome shotgun sequence genome contains a region encoding:
- the TMEM239 gene encoding transmembrane protein 239: MLVPPDPCTRTCPEVPGSSRAAPAAGLALSLGAPTTMQQLRVETDAIGAGEGPQRAVPWSAWVSREGWVRWCMCHVPPSWTQWWATSGWRQPLQRVLWGLEGILYLLLALMLCHALFTTGSHLLSSLWPVAAAVWRHLLPAVLLLLLSALPALLFTASFLLLFSTLLSLVGLLTSMSHPGNAQDLDQ; encoded by the coding sequence ATGCTGGTCCCTCCTGATCCCTGCACCCGCACCTGCCCTGAGGTCCCAGGCAGCTCCAGGGCTGCTCCTGCAGCTGGCCTGGCCCTCTCCCTAGGTGCACCAACCACGATGCAGCAGCTACGAGTGGAGACAGATGCCATCGGGGCCGGCGAGGGGCCGCAGCGCGCGGTGCCCTGGTCAGCCTGGGTCTCTCGGGAGGGCTGGGTGCGCTGGTGCATGTGTCACGTGCCCCCGAGCTGGACCCAGTGGTGGGCTACGTCCGGCTGGCGGCAGCCACTGCAGCGTGTGCTCTGGGGTCTCGAGGGGATCCTCTACCTGCTGCTGGCCCTGATGCTGTGTCATGCGCTCTTCACCACCGGCTCCCACCTCCTGAGCTCCTTGTGGCCCGTGGCGGCTGCGGTGTGGCGCCATCTGCTGCCGGCTGTCCTGCTGCTGTTGCTCAGCGCCCTGCCCGCGCTGCTCTTCACCGCCTCCTTCCTGCTGCTGTTTTCCACACTACTGAGCCTCGTGGGCCTCCTCACCTCCATGTCTCACCCAGGCAATGCTCAGGACTTGGACCAATAG
- the C23H20orf141 gene encoding uncharacterized protein C20orf141 homolog, with the protein MTHLCLPRPEAAVSPTPVPPRGMGAGEGSASPVGPSVSPSGPSWAQVLDSVLGLGALGLTIRAIFSTTGPALLLLLLLVSFLAFDMLRRPAGPTWSQHTHLTGGQSQGAGEGPGQQEAPPAVAVSGRLSLQEALLLLLLGAGLLLGARGVPLALLALAFCLHPWT; encoded by the exons ATGACGCACCTCTGCTTACCCAGGCCTGAAGCTGCTGTTTCTCctaccccagtccctcccaggggCATGGGTGCTGGGGAGGGATCGGCTAGTCCAGTGGGTCCATCTGTGTCCCCCTCGGGCCCTAGCTGGGCCCAGGTCCTGGACAGTGTCCTAGGACTGGGGGCACTCGGGCTGACAATTCGGGCCATCTTTTCCACAACTGGCccagccttgctgctgctgctgctactggtcAGCTTCCTGGCCTTCGACATGCTCCGCCG GCCTGCAGGTCCCACCTGGTCACAGCACACACATCTCACAGGGGGCCAGAGTCAGGGGGCCGGCGAGGGTCCAGGGCAGCAGGAGGCTCCACCCGCGGTGGCAGTCTCAGGACGACTCAGCCTCCAGGaggctctgctgctgcttctcctggGCGCGGGGTTGCTCCTGGGAGCCCGCGGTGTGCCCTTGGCCCTGCTTGCCCTTGCTTTTTGCCTCCATCCTTGGACCTGA